One stretch of Rhizobium glycinendophyticum DNA includes these proteins:
- a CDS encoding ABC transporter permease, translating to MSFGYVFRRLLGAIPLLLGISLILFTIVHLAPGGPLDMYAENPAVSKEALQQIAVAYGLDKPVPVQYLMWLRSMLLGDWGYSIRTGRPVFGEIVLRLGPTLELGGLALLISLFLAVPLGIISAARRGSKLDSGLTMVSFAGISTPVFWLALLLQLLFSVQLGWLPSAGYKSIGDGSFLDRLAHIVMPAAVLSLATVASWSRFIRSGMIDVLNQDYIRTAYAKGRSARGVIFLHALRNAMIPAVTVMAVDFASVISGAVITETVFAWPGIGRLFMESMDGRDYPMLMGLMMMGSVGIVLANIIADLAYVALDPRIRYD from the coding sequence ATGAGTTTCGGTTATGTTTTTCGCCGTCTGCTGGGAGCGATACCACTCCTGCTTGGCATTTCGCTTATTCTCTTTACCATCGTGCATCTGGCCCCTGGCGGTCCGCTCGACATGTATGCCGAAAATCCGGCGGTCAGTAAGGAAGCGCTGCAGCAGATCGCTGTTGCTTATGGGCTCGATAAGCCGGTCCCGGTACAGTATCTGATGTGGCTGAGATCGATGCTGTTGGGGGACTGGGGATATTCCATCCGAACTGGCCGCCCAGTCTTCGGCGAGATCGTCCTGCGGCTGGGGCCGACACTCGAACTCGGTGGACTCGCGCTTCTGATCTCACTTTTTCTGGCGGTGCCGCTCGGCATCATCAGCGCTGCCAGGCGGGGCTCGAAACTCGACAGCGGGCTCACGATGGTGTCGTTTGCCGGCATTTCCACCCCTGTTTTCTGGCTGGCGTTGTTGCTCCAGCTTTTGTTTTCTGTGCAGCTCGGCTGGCTCCCATCTGCCGGTTACAAATCAATCGGCGATGGCTCTTTCCTGGACCGCCTAGCGCATATCGTCATGCCGGCGGCCGTATTGTCGCTTGCGACCGTCGCGAGCTGGAGTCGTTTCATTCGCTCCGGCATGATCGATGTGCTCAATCAGGATTATATTCGAACGGCCTATGCCAAGGGGCGCTCCGCGCGCGGTGTGATTTTTCTCCATGCATTGCGAAATGCAATGATCCCGGCCGTGACCGTCATGGCGGTGGATTTCGCGAGCGTCATTTCCGGAGCCGTAATCACAGAAACGGTCTTTGCCTGGCCCGGCATCGGGCGTCTTTTCATGGAAAGCATGGACGGGCGCGATTACCCAATGTTGATGGGGCTTATGATGATGGGATCCGTGGGCATTGTCCTCGCCAATATCATCGCTGATCTGGCCTATGTCGCTCTCGATCCAAGGATTCGCTATGATTGA
- a CDS encoding DUF6894 family protein produces the protein MFDSRWTRIAIFEQILQSEQERTAPGAVHHAMPHYKFYHRSGTGDISHQQSGWFNSHDSAHVQAIRQARQRAQEARVEKQCIDRARVEVLDAEGQLIATVWLATVDGL, from the coding sequence ATGTTTGACAGCAGGTGGACGCGGATCGCGATCTTTGAGCAAATTCTGCAATCGGAACAGGAACGTACTGCTCCCGGTGCAGTTCATCACGCCATGCCACATTACAAATTCTACCACCGCTCCGGTACGGGAGACATCAGCCATCAGCAATCAGGTTGGTTCAACAGCCATGATTCAGCGCACGTCCAGGCCATTCGGCAGGCGCGGCAGCGCGCGCAAGAGGCTCGGGTGGAGAAGCAATGTATTGACCGTGCACGGGTCGAGGTGCTGGATGCGGAAGGACAGCTTATCGCCACTGTGTGGCTGGCAACCGTCGATGGTCTTTGA
- a CDS encoding peptide ABC transporter substrate-binding protein, giving the protein MTFELTRRAALQAMLAGTATLATISAFPAFAQQKGGTLIVGLTYEIDTMNVYSTGFLGDAQAAVVEGLLAPDEHAKYVPVLATEVPTIENGGIVVSEDGKTMTVKYKLRPDVKWHDGKPFTAADVKFTWEAVKDPAFTAESKDGSAEVASIETPDDLTVVVHYSSILPTFASTLFTFGIFPKHLLEGTDLNTSSYNETPVGTGPFKVTEFVRGQYVVTERFEGYWAKTAQGDALPYLDKIIFKMIPDTNTLITQLKSGEVNLVVSTPYSQAKQVEGISGIELVKGPLLSWQHLDFNFKRPSLADINVRKAIAAAVDRTVLSKAQGGFPEPINSPVVPVFEFYDPNTPTIAYDVTTANKILDEAGYLPGSDGIREKNGERLSYAFMVQAGRADDELAQQVIIAQLKAIGIEAVANNQTGVAYREARYKGGYDLIYGRWITSADPVYSVFWGTGGANNGQSYSNPALDAALSKFETTLDPAARKTAAAEFQKILAEDLPSIPLTTNVALIAKTVALKNFVPNPTNMTNFVHTADWYMD; this is encoded by the coding sequence ATGACCTTTGAACTCACCCGTCGCGCAGCCCTTCAGGCCATGCTTGCCGGCACAGCGACCCTGGCCACGATTAGTGCCTTTCCCGCTTTCGCGCAGCAGAAAGGCGGCACGCTCATCGTGGGCCTCACCTACGAAATCGACACAATGAACGTTTATTCCACTGGCTTCCTCGGGGATGCACAGGCGGCGGTGGTTGAGGGGCTTCTAGCCCCAGACGAGCACGCCAAATACGTGCCTGTTCTCGCAACCGAAGTACCTACCATCGAAAACGGCGGCATCGTCGTCTCCGAAGACGGCAAGACAATGACGGTCAAGTATAAGCTACGCCCGGACGTAAAGTGGCACGACGGCAAACCTTTCACCGCCGCTGACGTGAAATTCACCTGGGAAGCGGTCAAGGATCCGGCTTTCACCGCCGAATCTAAGGATGGATCTGCTGAGGTGGCCAGCATTGAAACGCCGGATGATCTGACTGTGGTGGTGCATTACAGCTCCATTCTGCCCACCTTCGCCTCCACTCTGTTCACCTTCGGGATATTCCCGAAACACCTCCTGGAAGGCACCGATCTCAACACCTCCTCCTACAACGAAACCCCTGTCGGTACTGGCCCGTTCAAGGTGACCGAATTCGTTAGAGGGCAATATGTCGTGACTGAGCGTTTCGAAGGCTATTGGGCCAAGACCGCGCAAGGGGATGCCTTGCCGTATCTTGACAAGATCATCTTCAAGATGATCCCCGATACCAACACGCTAATTACCCAGCTGAAATCTGGCGAAGTGAACCTCGTGGTCTCCACGCCCTACAGCCAGGCAAAGCAGGTCGAAGGGATCTCCGGCATCGAATTGGTAAAGGGCCCGTTGCTCTCCTGGCAGCATCTCGATTTTAACTTCAAACGCCCATCTCTCGCTGATATCAATGTGCGCAAAGCCATTGCGGCAGCGGTCGACCGCACGGTGCTGAGCAAGGCGCAGGGCGGCTTCCCCGAGCCAATCAATTCTCCGGTCGTGCCAGTGTTCGAGTTCTATGACCCGAATACGCCGACGATCGCCTATGATGTCACCACCGCCAACAAAATCCTTGACGAGGCAGGCTACCTGCCGGGCTCTGACGGAATCCGCGAAAAGAATGGCGAGCGTCTTTCCTATGCCTTCATGGTGCAGGCCGGCCGTGCGGACGATGAACTGGCCCAGCAGGTGATTATTGCCCAGCTGAAGGCGATCGGCATTGAAGCGGTTGCCAACAACCAGACCGGTGTCGCCTATCGTGAAGCACGCTACAAGGGCGGCTACGATCTGATCTACGGTCGTTGGATTACCTCGGCCGACCCAGTCTACTCTGTGTTCTGGGGTACTGGCGGGGCCAACAATGGCCAGTCCTATTCGAACCCGGCTCTGGATGCGGCCCTGTCGAAGTTCGAAACTACCCTCGATCCGGCAGCGCGCAAAACGGCTGCTGCTGAGTTTCAGAAGATCCTGGCAGAGGATCTTCCGTCGATCCCGTTGACGACCAATGTTGCTCTTATTGCGAAGACTGTGGCGCTAAAGAACTTTGTGCCGAACCCGACCAACATGACCAATTTCGTGCATACTGCCGACTGGTACATGGATTGA
- a CDS encoding 2-hydroxyacid dehydrogenase, which produces MRFTHHAALMKRIFIASRGNPEHMACLFREELPNHDVITEQPKKGEGPVPYIVVGRPLPGVIAAVPGLELVLSLNAGIEHLLASGEVPDHLPIVRLVDDGLAEGMSEWVLAQALSWHRNLTVYQGLQARGEWAPQPEKLARERRVTILGAGALGGAVTQHFVNFGFKTRSWSRSGRLIEGAQSFAGREQLLDAVDGADILVNLLPMTLETADVVDATVLRRLARGAFFINGARGGHVVDADLIAALDDGHLSYAALDVFRIEPLPAADPLWKHPKVLVSPHVAAPTHAHAAVLEMAENIRRFERGEKLPHLVDRSLGY; this is translated from the coding sequence ATGAGGTTCACGCACCATGCTGCGCTTATGAAAAGGATATTTATCGCCTCACGCGGCAACCCAGAACACATGGCATGCCTGTTTCGGGAAGAGCTTCCGAACCATGACGTCATTACCGAGCAACCCAAGAAGGGCGAAGGTCCGGTGCCCTATATCGTCGTAGGACGCCCTCTGCCTGGCGTCATTGCAGCCGTACCGGGCCTTGAGTTGGTGTTGAGCCTCAATGCTGGGATCGAGCACTTGTTAGCGAGCGGTGAGGTTCCTGATCATCTGCCAATCGTTCGACTGGTCGATGACGGCCTGGCCGAAGGTATGTCCGAATGGGTGCTGGCACAGGCACTGTCCTGGCACCGCAACCTTACAGTCTACCAGGGCCTGCAGGCCCGGGGCGAATGGGCGCCGCAGCCTGAAAAACTCGCTCGCGAACGCAGGGTAACGATCTTGGGAGCGGGCGCTCTTGGCGGAGCGGTCACCCAACACTTCGTGAATTTTGGTTTCAAGACCCGTAGTTGGAGCCGCTCTGGTCGACTAATCGAGGGAGCTCAGAGTTTTGCGGGTCGCGAACAGCTCCTGGATGCGGTTGATGGGGCAGATATTCTCGTCAATCTTCTGCCCATGACGCTAGAGACAGCCGATGTTGTCGATGCGACGGTTCTGCGGCGTCTGGCCAGGGGCGCATTCTTCATCAATGGCGCGCGTGGCGGCCATGTCGTCGATGCCGACCTTATCGCGGCGCTTGATGATGGCCATCTCAGCTATGCCGCTCTGGATGTATTCCGTATCGAGCCGCTCCCTGCGGCGGATCCGCTTTGGAAGCACCCGAAAGTGCTGGTCTCACCGCATGTCGCAGCCCCCACGCACGCCCACGCGGCCGTCCTCGAGATGGCCGAGAACATCAGGCGGTTTGAACGCGGGGAGAAGCTGCCTCACCTAGTCGATCGCTCACTGGGCTACTGA
- a CDS encoding ABC transporter permease, whose translation MIDATIKLAHLAPPQSYGRRVLRRFLKHKLAVASLAFLFLMAVVIIIGPFVSPYTFDGQDFTLIGSPGPMNAQHWLGTDELGRDVLTRLIYGGRVSLAVGLAGAIIATIAGTLVGALSGFYRGWTDILLMRFTDVMLSIPTLPLVLLLSGLFRPSPPLLVAIVGMLIWMGTARLVRSQFLALREREFVEAARALGAGGARLMFRHILPNAIGPITVAATLAVGSAIMLESALSFLGFGIQPPVPTWGNLLNSASPWLSVAPWLAIPPGLMIFGTVLAVNFLGDGLRDAMEPKE comes from the coding sequence ATGATTGATGCAACGATCAAACTGGCTCATCTGGCGCCGCCGCAGAGCTATGGCCGTCGTGTTCTCAGGCGATTTCTCAAGCACAAGCTGGCGGTCGCGAGCCTCGCTTTTCTGTTTTTGATGGCGGTGGTTATCATCATCGGGCCATTTGTGTCCCCTTATACGTTTGACGGCCAGGATTTCACCCTGATCGGCTCACCTGGTCCGATGAATGCCCAACATTGGCTTGGAACAGACGAGCTCGGCCGGGACGTGCTGACCCGCCTGATTTATGGCGGTCGTGTCTCTCTGGCCGTCGGTCTAGCCGGCGCGATTATTGCGACCATCGCTGGGACGCTGGTTGGCGCCCTGTCGGGTTTCTATCGCGGCTGGACCGACATCCTGCTGATGCGGTTCACAGATGTTATGCTTTCCATCCCGACGCTACCGCTCGTCCTTTTGCTCTCCGGTCTGTTTCGACCCAGCCCCCCCCTGCTGGTTGCCATCGTCGGCATGCTGATCTGGATGGGGACCGCAAGGCTGGTCCGCAGTCAGTTCCTAGCATTGCGCGAACGTGAATTCGTCGAAGCGGCTCGCGCACTGGGAGCCGGGGGCGCGCGCCTGATGTTCCGCCACATCCTGCCTAATGCAATCGGTCCCATCACGGTGGCGGCGACCCTTGCCGTCGGTAGCGCCATCATGCTGGAATCGGCGCTATCGTTTCTGGGGTTCGGTATCCAGCCGCCGGTGCCAACTTGGGGAAACCTGCTGAACAGTGCGTCTCCGTGGCTCAGCGTTGCCCCTTGGCTTGCAATCCCCCCCGGCCTGATGATTTTTGGCACAGTTTTAGCCGTCAATTTCCTTGGTGACGGCTTGCGCGACGCCATGGAACCGAAAGAATGA